The window ACTTTCCCTGGAAATGCAGGGTATCCTGGACCGGCGCTTTACCGCCCGGAGGAGTGAAAACAGAGTGTATCCGGGTGGCTATCATCCCGTCCGCCATTTTTTCAGCATACACTTCAATCTCTTTGGGACGGTTTTTCAACAGCTTGATGCCATAGGGGATTTTAAAATCACTGACCTCAAGGATGTGTCCCCGGCCACCGCTGCACTCCAGGGCTGCTTCAGCCATGGTTTCCAGACCGGTGGCACCCAGGAACAGAGGCACACCTTTTCTTTCGTGGTCAAAAAGGAAAAGATCTCTGTCAGCTTCCAGAAGGCGTTTGAACTTCAGCCCCTCCCGGCCGGCATCCTTTTCCACGGAATCCAGAAAAGGCCCCACGGCAAGCAGTCCGTCCGGATCAAAGGCGGCCGGATTTTTTTCCGGGGGCGCACCAATGAGAATCTCAACGCTTTCCGGATTGTGCAGCTCTTCCTTGAAAAACCGGATACCTTGTGCCACCGGCAGAAAGGCAATGCCTTTTTCCTTTAACACGGCTTCAATGGTGCCTTCCGATGCCATACCGATTTCGGCCCAGGCGGTCCAGTCAAAAATTTTGAAGGTCAATCCCTGGGTTTTCAACGCCTGTGCCTGTATCATGGCCCCCATCATGTCGTTTCCGGCCGTGTAGTCTGACTGGGCTTCGTTGCCGAATCTGGCCGTGATGGATGAAAAACCGATGAGATACCGGCAGTTTTTGTTTTCAATGGCTGCCAGCACATTGGCCAGTCCCTTGACCTTGGTGTCAAACACCACGTTAAAGTCATCCATGGATTTTTTCTCAATCATGATGCTTCTGTCCACACCGGCGGCATGTATTACCCCGTCAATGCGCTCGTATTGGCTGATGGCCTTTTGTACGGCATCGGGATCGGTGACATCCACAGCATGGTAGTCCACGGTTTTTACCTTGCTGCGCAGCCGGGCCAGATTGTCCCGGGCGGTGAGAATGCGCCGCAGACCAGCAGCCCTTTTTTTCAGCTCAACGGGCTTGGCGTTGGGATGTATGGATTTGAGAGCCGCCATGATCTGTGTGTCACTCATGGCTTCGGCCCCGGAAACTTCCAATTCGTCTTCCACACGGCTGCGTCCTAAAATGACCAGGTTCATATTGGGACCTGCAATCTCCCTGACCAGTTCATAGGTGATGCCCGCAGCACCGCCTGTGACCAGCAGAGTATCGCTCCCTTTTATGACGGAAGTCTCTTCTCCCGAAAGCTGTGATTTTTGCCCGCCGCCGCTCTTTGCCCGGATACCGAATCTCAAGCCCTTTTCATGCCCCACCTCCAGATGGGTTGTGGCGCCAAAAACTTCACCCAGGAACAAGGCTGCGGCACCGGCCATATCGGTCAGCTCGTTTTTATCCATGAACTCCACAAGTTTGACCCCTGTGCCCGGGTACTCCTTGGCAACCGTTTTCAGCAGACCTGAAATACCGCTGAAAACCGGATAAATCCGATCCGGTGCCGGTGCCCTGAAACGAGCCAGGGCGGACTGGACCGACACGGCAGCCAGACGGCCCCGGGATTGATCCAGCTGGTCTGCAAAGGCCTTGCACAACAGGAATAAAAATTTAACTGCATCTGCCCCCTCCTGCAGATTTTCACCGCCATCCGCAATAACATCCAGGGGATGGAGGAAAAAGATCCCGGAAAGGTTTTCATGATCCACCTTTATCCGGTCAATGATCTCCCGGGCTTTGTCAAGGGTGTTCAAGTCTACTGTATAATCATCCTGCTCACTGCTGCCCACGCAGATGACATCTCCTTTGTTTGCCCTGATCAGGTCAGCCACAGCCCGGCCAAATCCCTGGTGATCCATGGTGATCAAATAGGTCTGTCCTTCAAGGCCGGGATTGACCGGTACAGGGTCAGAAAGCTTGCGCAATCCAAAGGCATAACGCTGGATTCCGGCCGGACTTGATTGAACCGGCTGCTCTGTTTCAGTATCCTGTGTGCCGGGGGCTGAAGGGGCGGGCGTGGTCACAGGCGTCACATCACTCTTTCCCCCCAGGCCGGCTTGGACATATTCACTGATTTTCCGGATGGTGTTCAATTCAGAAAGATTTATATCCTCGGGCACGGACAGTCCGTACTCTTTGGTGATCTTGCCGAAGGTCTCCACCTGTTTCACCGTGTCAATGCCCAGATCAGCCTCCAGGTCCAGGTCCGGTTCCAGCATGTCCAGGGCGTAACCGGTTTGATCGGCGATCATGGCTATGATCTCACCGGTGATGTCCGACGAGGTGCCGGCACCTGAATCCGGGGTCTGGGTCACTGCCCCGGAGCCAGGCTGTGCAGGGGATTCATCTGTCTGAATCTGGCTGCTGATGTAGTCTGCAATTTTCCGGATGGTGTTCAGTTCCGAAAGGCTGATATCCTCGGGCACATTCAGGCCAAAGGATTTGGTGATTTTGCCGAAGGTCTCCACCTGTTTCACCGTGTCAATGCCCAGATCCGCTTCCAGATCCAGGTCCGCTTCCAGCATGTCCCGGGTGTAGCCGGTCTGATCGGCGATCATGTCGGTGATGGCATCCAGGACGCCTGCGGACGGGGCTGATCCGGAAACCCCGGCTGCGATTGCACCTGTGTCAGATTCAGGCTGTCCGGGGATGTCATCGGTCTGAACCCGGCTGCTGATGTAGTCTGCAATTTTCCGGATGGTGTTCAGTTCCGAAAGGCTGATATCCTCGGGCACGCTCAGGCCGAAGGACTTGGTGATCTTGCCGAAGGTCTCCACCTGTTTCACCGTGTCAATGCCCAGATCCGCTTCCAGATCCAGGTCCGCTTCCAGCATGTCCCGGGTGTAGCCGGTCTGATCGGCGATCATGTCGGTGATGGCATCCAGGACGTTTGCAGACGGAGCTGATCCCGAAGGCGCCGGGGTTGTTGCCGCTGAACCGGAGTCAGGCTGTTCCGGTGTTTCATCCGTATTAACCCGTTCTCCGATATAACCTGCAATTTTCCGGATGGTGTTCAGTTCCGAAAGGCTGATATCCTCGGGCACGCTCAGGCCGAAGGACTTGGTGATCTTGCCGAAGGTCTCCACCTGTTTCACCGTGTCAATGCCCAGATCCGCCTCCAGGTCCAGATCCGGTTCCAGCATGTCATGGGTGTAGCCGGTCTGGTTTGCAATGAGTTCGGTAATCTGGCTTAAGACATTTTTGGACCCGGCATTGCCTGCAACTTTTTTAGGCTGTTCTGCCGGAGCAGATACCGTCGGTACGGGTTTCAGGTCTGCCTTGGGCGCCGAAACCGGGGCTTTAGGCGCATTTTGCCCGGCCGGCTGACGGCCTTTGTCCGCCAAACCGTTTTGTGCCTGGGCCATTGTTTCTGCACGCTCCTCCCTGGGAAAAACACACAGGGTTTTATGTATGACGCTGAGCATGGGATCCGGGCTGCCGGAAATCCGGGTCAGCCACTCATGATAAACCGGGTTGTTTTCCACACCGGCTTCTTCAAGTCGATCCAGCATCAGGAAGGCAAAATGGGACCCGAAACCTGCGCTGAAATGCAGACCATATCGGTAATCGCCCTTCCCTTCCTGGGCAAAATTCAGATCTGAAAATTCGTCAGGCACATGAACCAGGTTGGCCACAGGCGGAATTTTCCTTGCCTGGAGGCCTTTCACCAGTATGGCATCCTCAATGCCCGCCCCCAGGGTGTGGCCGGTGTATCCCTTGGTATTGGTGACCACAATCTGCTTATAATCATCGGGGAATGCGCTCTTTAACGCCTCAACCTCTGCCGAGGCACTGCCGCCCCGGGCCGGGGTAAAGGTCTCATGGGACATGAATACCAGCTGTTTTGCCATGTCCGACCGGGAGATGGCGTTTTGCTTTTCCACCAGTCCCACGAATTTTCTGAGCTCACCGGCAAGGTGGTTCACATCAATACGGGAGGGATGAAATGCACTGTTGCCGATATAGGAACCCATAATTCGAACCTGGCCGTTCAATCCCCTGCGTTTCAGGGTATCTTCCCGTTCCACCACAACACCCACGGCACCTGAACCTAAAATGGTTCCGTTGCGGTCCGCATCAAAGGGTTTGGCTGCGTCGGAGATCACTTCCTTGCTGGTGGCTGCGCCCATGGCCAGGAATCCTGACCCCACCCAAGGCATCTGGGCATCAGTTGTGGCCGCTTCACCGCCGATGACGATCACCCGCTCACACCGGGCGCTTCGAATCCAGTCCTGGGCCACGCCAATGGCCTGGGTGGTGGATGCACAGGCACCGTGCAGGTGAATATTGGGTCCCTTTGCCCGGATGAGACTGGCAAAATGGGCTCCGCCCAGGGAGACGATGTCAAAGAGGATATTGCGTTCAAATTTGTACTGGCCGTATATTTTGCGGCGCTCACGAATCTTAAAAAACCAGTCCGTGATAATATCCTTCATATCCCTGTCCGTAAGATTTTCCATCAGATGATAGTAGATATTTTCCAGCTCATCATAGGGTCTGACGTAGAACTTGTTGTAATAATATGCATTGAGATGATGCAGCAGGGTTTCAAATCCCGGAAAAATACCCGTCATGATCACGCCTGTCGTCTGCTGCATCTCTTCGGGCAACACCAGTCCGTCTGGGATTTTGCTGCCGGTGGAGGTTTTTTTATACGCTTTGACCAGGGGGATATGGGCGTCTTTCAGCGCCTCAATCCCTGCGGCCATGGCCAGTTCATCCACAAGGTCAAATTTTCTGCTGATGCCGTATTCCGTAGCCAGATCAAAATACCCCAGTTTCCCGGCAAGCTGGATCACATCACTGGTGTTCACGATATCCACAAACTTGGCATTGCCGTTGGGTTCCTTGAATACACGGGTGATGTTCATGTCCACAATTTTCTTTTTCTCTTCCTGGGTCAACGGCTCAATGAAATTATTTCCGGCAAGAATCCGGTCAAAATTTTTCTCATTGAACACCTGATTGCCTTTGCCCGGCAGCCCTATGGCCGCACCCACGATACAGACCGAGCCGGTATAAAGGCCCAGATTCTCAACGGCCTCCAGGGCCTTTTTCTTCTGAAATGCCTGATATTCGCGCTGTAATACGGTTTGAACCAGATTTTGATTCTGCTTTACAAAAGTATCAAAATCCACATCGCTGTTCATCGCTTCTTTGGGCACTTCCGTTTTTTGCAGCTCTTCAGGTTCGGGCGTCATCACTTCCCGGGAAGCCGGCGCAGTTGCCTGGACAATTTGCTTTTCAGAAGATGCGATGAACTGCTCTATGGCCAGGGTGAAACATTCAAGCTCGCCTTTTTTGGCATCTGCCGTGGGCATGGATTCCGGATTTTCGATGGAGATGTTTTTCAGCAGGTTGCACAAAAGCCTGCCCGGTCCGATCTCAATAAACCGCCGGCAACCCTGGGCATGAACGCCTTTTACGGATTCTACAAATTCCACAGGAGAGACGATCTGGCGCGCCAGATGCTGCCGAATCATCTGTTCATCCGCAGGATAGGGTTTTGCGGTGAGGTTTGAAATAATTTTATGGGCATTTTTAAGATTGAATTTTACAGCCCCAAGGGTCTTGGCCATATTCTGGGCCGCAGGTTCCAGCAACGGGGTGTGAAAGGCCGCGGACAAAGCCAGTTTTTTATGGAAAATATCTTTGTCTTTCAAGTGGGCGCAGAAAAGATCTATGCCTTTGGTTGTCCCGGCAATGGCGGTCTGCTTTTCACTATTTTTGTTGACCAGCCAGATATCGGAAACCCCGGATTCTGAGATCATATCCTGGGCGCCTTTTTCCCCGTCAAATACCACCATGATCCCGCCGGGGTTTTCGTTGGAGGCCTGGGCCATGAAGTCAGCCCTGGAGATCACAAGGTTCATGGCTGTGCTGAAATCAAGCAAGCCTGCACAATAAAGGGCGGAGTATTCCCCGACGCTGTGGCCGATATAAAAATCAGGCTGAAAACCTTTCAGGTCCAAGGCATGATAAATGGCGGCCGTGGACAGGAAGATCGCGGGCTGGGTATTTTCCGTCTGGTTGAGCGGGGCACCTCCGGCGTTCATGATATCCAGAAGAGAAGTTCCCCTTCGTTCCTGGAAGATGGATTCTCCCTGATCCATCATGGTTTTGATCTCAGGAACAGACTCATAAAGGGCTTTGAGCATACCTGCAAACTGGGCGCCCTGGCCTGAAAGCAGAGCCGTGACAGCATCGGTCCGAATCTTATCCGGCCAGACACCGGGGGTGACTTCGGACAGTTCAGCAGTTGCGTAAGCGCTCTGGGGCCGCAGGAAACGCGGCAGGCGACCGATGACCACATGGGCGTGGTTGCCGCCGATACCGTTGACATCTGCGCCGAGAAGCGCATTG is drawn from uncultured Desulfobacter sp. and contains these coding sequences:
- a CDS encoding polyketide synthase translates to MLNRVLTTRLPLLAYHPPKTYNLDFFKNIWQAGAMPVLDTEFIGASKLSDLLSQLKNQNLRHGIRIYAEDQHIWDYFEQHPDNLPECVIVAYHSPESLAKRQAVNAEIFMVEIYEPGLETIIKEINPHGMILKGREAGGRTSSASSFMLSQYYVQKSNLPYFVHGGVGFHTAPGFFASGAAGLVLDSQLYLAEDAPVSESFKAVLEKMEETDTVILDRGGNTQHRVFAKPGTKIVQDLIKKICIKKAEGQGLEFIDTALEQNMASLGQDHDTPMQSLFYLGQDAVFARHFKKRGSRLVQIIHALFTFVGKALNAVEQFDPLTENTSLAQDHGTRFPITQGPMANISENKAFARAVYENGGLPFFALGSLPVEIADQILPEKSDELPVFGAGMIGIKAFNPTLDHHLDLIKKKKTPFALFAGGIPSQINELEACGTRAYLHTPMPGVLKNAFEKGTRRFILEGNEAGGHIGSLSSTILWELSIESMLDLPSDQRPNMSVLFAGGIISAEGSHFISAMAALLAREGVRVGIQLGTAYLFTKEIIDTGALTPVYQQVVRSHQRTTIIGSTVGLPCRTADTVFAGQMMKNEHCRLADDTMNLGSRKSAFEKDNLGSLLISAKGKTPDFGHKNNGQWIVYTEEEQRANGNFMTGEGLLFFEEQTTIAEIHSKLFLQKDRLVARLDALELLFSPDGQINDEIAVVGMGCVFPDAHDTETFWQNILDKKYSISEVPDNRWEKTLYYDPDPKALDKSYTKIAGLVNDFEFDNERFGYTPAKASKLSRSQQMLLHAAYQAVENANLLTQDRRIAADKQSRTAVVVATCLGNEMASDLHFKYFFPEVKQYLRSTPEFNALPQGEQDQIINQLRVKMSQGSLYEPVHGVTLNMEAARISHHLGLTGTNYVVDAACATALAAIECGIHELLSGTHDMVIAGGVNTNLTPESFVGFCKMGTLSANGSYPFDERADGFTLGEGAGVLVLKRLKDAIRENDSILGVIKGIAASSDGKGKGIAAPDKEGQRLAFQRCHEKIKTQFSPGMVQFIEAHGTGTKVGDAVEMETLRQVYDRNGSIGVSSIKSQIGHLLGAAGMAGMIKTLLAINHQVLPPNGAFATISPKIDIPGSSLFILESPKPWQTPATGPRMAAVSSYGFGGINYHTVVSEFNGDYATLPRKIFTDLDHDPNGQRIVFSGMGVVLPKARNIDAFWDNMVAGKKSYQPMPAQRLANACYAEEDVSSGFHLPMMKNGIVDDFMLDPKAFKIPPSAMTFMDRAQLFGLDAAGQALAHAGLLDRLPAGNRVGVILGTISGTRNVESVIRTRIPLLQRMIRSTEQVDEKALSAIAQNIGDLLRQRYPAMTGDSIPGMLSNIVSARISKHYNTQGTNFVVDGSCASATMALDLAVKNLRAGNLDAVVTGGVDTNLYPGVLLAFKRLGILAETEPTLFDNKANGYVMGEGAACLVVTTYAYAKQNNMPILGELKCLNMAGSAPEHLLSPSENKYEKVLANDTGVFKTRKTDLAYLDVFGVSNPFLDLVEKQAIEKSLIRPLAYGNIKTEFGYFKAANPGVVMTRLLMMSDKGVLLPTHGYRADSTLIEKDSLLHPVKEITPLADNALLGADVNGIGGNHAHVVIGRLPRFLRPQSAYATAELSEVTPGVWPDKIRTDAVTALLSGQGAQFAGMLKALYESVPEIKTMMDQGESIFQERRGTSLLDIMNAGGAPLNQTENTQPAIFLSTAAIYHALDLKGFQPDFYIGHSVGEYSALYCAGLLDFSTAMNLVISRADFMAQASNENPGGIMVVFDGEKGAQDMISESGVSDIWLVNKNSEKQTAIAGTTKGIDLFCAHLKDKDIFHKKLALSAAFHTPLLEPAAQNMAKTLGAVKFNLKNAHKIISNLTAKPYPADEQMIRQHLARQIVSPVEFVESVKGVHAQGCRRFIEIGPGRLLCNLLKNISIENPESMPTADAKKGELECFTLAIEQFIASSEKQIVQATAPASREVMTPEPEELQKTEVPKEAMNSDVDFDTFVKQNQNLVQTVLQREYQAFQKKKALEAVENLGLYTGSVCIVGAAIGLPGKGNQVFNEKNFDRILAGNNFIEPLTQEEKKKIVDMNITRVFKEPNGNAKFVDIVNTSDVIQLAGKLGYFDLATEYGISRKFDLVDELAMAAGIEALKDAHIPLVKAYKKTSTGSKIPDGLVLPEEMQQTTGVIMTGIFPGFETLLHHLNAYYYNKFYVRPYDELENIYYHLMENLTDRDMKDIITDWFFKIRERRKIYGQYKFERNILFDIVSLGGAHFASLIRAKGPNIHLHGACASTTQAIGVAQDWIRSARCERVIVIGGEAATTDAQMPWVGSGFLAMGAATSKEVISDAAKPFDADRNGTILGSGAVGVVVEREDTLKRRGLNGQVRIMGSYIGNSAFHPSRIDVNHLAGELRKFVGLVEKQNAISRSDMAKQLVFMSHETFTPARGGSASAEVEALKSAFPDDYKQIVVTNTKGYTGHTLGAGIEDAILVKGLQARKIPPVANLVHVPDEFSDLNFAQEGKGDYRYGLHFSAGFGSHFAFLMLDRLEEAGVENNPVYHEWLTRISGSPDPMLSVIHKTLCVFPREERAETMAQAQNGLADKGRQPAGQNAPKAPVSAPKADLKPVPTVSAPAEQPKKVAGNAGSKNVLSQITELIANQTGYTHDMLEPDLDLEADLGIDTVKQVETFGKITKSFGLSVPEDISLSELNTIRKIAGYIGERVNTDETPEQPDSGSAATTPAPSGSAPSANVLDAITDMIADQTGYTRDMLEADLDLEADLGIDTVKQVETFGKITKSFGLSVPEDISLSELNTIRKIADYISSRVQTDDIPGQPESDTGAIAAGVSGSAPSAGVLDAITDMIADQTGYTRDMLEADLDLEADLGIDTVKQVETFGKITKSFGLNVPEDISLSELNTIRKIADYISSQIQTDESPAQPGSGAVTQTPDSGAGTSSDITGEIIAMIADQTGYALDMLEPDLDLEADLGIDTVKQVETFGKITKEYGLSVPEDINLSELNTIRKISEYVQAGLGGKSDVTPVTTPAPSAPGTQDTETEQPVQSSPAGIQRYAFGLRKLSDPVPVNPGLEGQTYLITMDHQGFGRAVADLIRANKGDVICVGSSEQDDYTVDLNTLDKAREIIDRIKVDHENLSGIFFLHPLDVIADGGENLQEGADAVKFLFLLCKAFADQLDQSRGRLAAVSVQSALARFRAPAPDRIYPVFSGISGLLKTVAKEYPGTGVKLVEFMDKNELTDMAGAAALFLGEVFGATTHLEVGHEKGLRFGIRAKSGGGQKSQLSGEETSVIKGSDTLLVTGGAAGITYELVREIAGPNMNLVILGRSRVEDELEVSGAEAMSDTQIMAALKSIHPNAKPVELKKRAAGLRRILTARDNLARLRSKVKTVDYHAVDVTDPDAVQKAISQYERIDGVIHAAGVDRSIMIEKKSMDDFNVVFDTKVKGLANVLAAIENKNCRYLIGFSSITARFGNEAQSDYTAGNDMMGAMIQAQALKTQGLTFKIFDWTAWAEIGMASEGTIEAVLKEKGIAFLPVAQGIRFFKEELHNPESVEILIGAPPEKNPAAFDPDGLLAVGPFLDSVEKDAGREGLKFKRLLEADRDLFLFDHERKGVPLFLGATGLETMAEAALECSGGRGHILEVSDFKIPYGIKLLKNRPKEIEVYAEKMADGMIATRIHSVFTPPGGKAPVQDTLHFQGKFKIAMTPSTPQTTQIPAVAELKVDPGWQEQIYHADRLFMDGLFRSVDQLVELDPDGLVTVVQWRPGREFFKGQTYPEFATPVVIMDAMFQTGGILEFFTSTDVVLPFSIQKASFAGTVLPDTPYFCLTRRLAQDGDTKTYNMQLADTSGRVIVDIQGFEMVRVDRLAQEELPDMSKVKLAGSGLMAG